One stretch of Lachnospiraceae bacterium oral taxon 096 DNA includes these proteins:
- a CDS encoding dynamin family protein, whose translation MKKVFIKYNPYRVTTEILIDGKKIKNNSQLNRPDQRLQEWVDHLPEILCEECGTRKFEIEFQGTTLDYEDVLAAAQEAKKQDIEISVKHIPAKEAKDKEKVIDGIFEEIKKGPFEEFRDPDLDRAFRLAKSSDFEVNVVATMSAGKSTLINSLLGQKLMPARQEACTATITEIKDNDEESFNAQVFDKDGNQIEQQFNLTYAVMERLNANPDVARIHIEGDIPFVKAKDDVALVLVDTPGPNNARDPEHRVATFHMLSESSKTLVLYIMNATQLAVDDDNNLLSHVAESMKVGGKQSRDRFIFVLNKLDDFKKGEDSVESAIKKVREYLADNGIENPNIYPASALTALNIRTILAQSNDEDDDEVYDAKGKVRKFNRNEEMHFEKYAPLSGSSKKIVENRLADAISKENTNEQALIHSGIVPIEEAIKMYVVKYAKTAKIKNIVDTFLKKLESAQSFENTKKEIASKQEEKDAIVEQINRIEAKLQSGEEAKKFKDQIAAINYDKEMVRVANDVIKKAQEKITKYLAPSQYCGNPFQAKQKRELSVTKAADVFLQFTKFAENLQAEVKVELENLISNNVQKSAEDLLDQYKRRLADLVEDIDVGNIAFSPFEMMEGEISDNSLMVENLTKIKKVKDGEQWVENTDKAWYKPWTWFQKSGHWKTVYKDVEYVDREELSQKFFAPIQENLYENSAAAQNYAKEATKRIKRDFAGKFDELDEILKEKLNELKECASDEKEAQKKLEEAQRRLDWLNDIQKKVDTILDI comes from the coding sequence ATGAAAAAAGTATTTATTAAGTACAATCCATATCGAGTGACAACCGAGATATTGATTGATGGAAAGAAAATTAAAAACAATAGCCAATTAAATCGACCAGACCAGCGCCTTCAGGAATGGGTTGATCATTTACCAGAAATTCTTTGTGAGGAGTGTGGTACTAGGAAGTTTGAGATTGAGTTTCAGGGCACTACTTTAGACTATGAAGATGTTCTTGCTGCTGCACAGGAAGCAAAAAAGCAGGATATTGAAATTAGCGTAAAGCATATTCCGGCAAAAGAGGCGAAGGATAAAGAAAAAGTCATTGACGGAATTTTTGAGGAAATTAAGAAAGGACCATTTGAAGAGTTTAGAGATCCTGATCTTGACAGGGCATTTAGGTTAGCAAAGAGCAGTGATTTTGAAGTGAATGTCGTTGCAACAATGAGTGCTGGAAAGTCAACCTTGATCAATTCCTTACTGGGACAGAAATTGATGCCAGCCAGGCAAGAGGCTTGTACGGCAACCATTACAGAAATTAAGGATAATGATGAGGAGAGTTTTAATGCACAGGTATTTGATAAGGATGGAAATCAGATTGAACAACAGTTTAATCTTACCTATGCTGTGATGGAGCGTTTGAATGCCAATCCAGATGTTGCAAGAATTCACATCGAAGGAGATATTCCATTTGTCAAAGCAAAAGACGATGTTGCTTTGGTACTTGTGGACACTCCGGGACCAAACAATGCCCGTGATCCAGAGCACAGAGTAGCGACCTTCCATATGCTTTCTGAGTCATCAAAGACATTGGTCCTCTACATTATGAATGCAACTCAGTTGGCTGTCGATGATGACAACAATTTGCTTAGTCATGTCGCTGAGAGCATGAAGGTCGGAGGAAAGCAGTCAAGAGATCGTTTTATCTTTGTGTTGAACAAGTTGGACGACTTCAAAAAGGGTGAGGATAGCGTTGAGAGTGCGATTAAAAAAGTAAGGGAGTATCTTGCAGACAATGGCATTGAAAATCCAAATATCTATCCTGCATCAGCACTTACAGCATTAAATATTCGAACCATCTTAGCACAGAGCAATGATGAAGATGACGATGAAGTTTATGATGCAAAAGGTAAGGTGCGTAAGTTTAACAGAAATGAAGAAATGCACTTTGAAAAGTATGCACCATTGTCAGGATCATCCAAAAAAATTGTGGAAAATAGATTGGCAGATGCCATAAGCAAAGAAAATACAAATGAGCAGGCATTGATTCATTCTGGAATTGTTCCAATCGAAGAAGCCATCAAGATGTATGTTGTCAAGTATGCCAAGACAGCAAAGATCAAAAATATTGTGGATACCTTCCTTAAAAAGCTTGAAAGTGCTCAGTCTTTTGAGAATACAAAGAAGGAAATCGCTTCAAAGCAAGAAGAAAAAGATGCCATTGTAGAACAAATTAATAGGATTGAGGCAAAGCTTCAGAGTGGAGAGGAAGCAAAGAAGTTTAAGGATCAAATTGCGGCCATTAATTATGACAAGGAAATGGTAAGGGTGGCCAATGATGTTATTAAGAAAGCTCAGGAAAAGATTACGAAATATTTGGCTCCTTCTCAATATTGTGGGAATCCTTTTCAAGCAAAACAAAAGAGGGAGCTTTCAGTAACGAAGGCTGCGGATGTTTTTTTGCAATTTACTAAGTTTGCAGAAAATCTTCAAGCAGAGGTTAAGGTGGAGTTGGAAAATCTTATCAGCAATAATGTTCAAAAGAGTGCGGAAGATTTGCTTGATCAATATAAGAGAAGATTGGCAGACTTAGTGGAGGATATTGATGTTGGCAATATTGCATTTAGTCCATTTGAAATGATGGAGGGAGAGATTTCGGATAACTCATTAATGGTTGAAAACTTGACAAAAATAAAGAAAGTAAAGGATGGGGAACAGTGGGTTGAAAACACAGATAAAGCTTGGTACAAACCTTGGACTTGGTTTCAAAAATCTGGTCATTGGAAAACCGTATATAAGGATGTGGAATATGTTGATAGAGAAGAATTGTCTCAAAAGTTTTTTGCACCAATTCAGGAGAATCTCTATGAGAATAGTGCTGCAGCTCAGAACTATGCAAAGGAAGCAACCAAAAGAATCAAGAGAGATTTTGCAGGTAAGTTTGACGAATTGGATGAGATATTAAAGGAAAAACTTAATGAGTTGAAAGAATGTGCCAGTGATGAAAAGGAGGCACAAAAGAAATTGGAAGAGGCACAAAGGCGTTTGGATTGGCTCAATGACATTCAAAAAAAGGTAGATACAATTTTGGATATTTAA
- a CDS encoding dynamin family protein: MLEIQQYLDLHPVAKMNLQLKTKYINLLKQLIAEMGSKDLWVESMIQLYSLKLCDGSQEDKGFNFYELFKNCFNYHYFRYFLLTDCLFITALNDRKKGDQVLKGVIQLYGEKYKNKLLALFLAFYHTGNQTIIEKIPVLKPMYEVIWKNREFLGRTEKRIMVTANMSAGKSTLLNALSGKKVNKMQNTTCTAKIHYLHNKAGEDGLIYEWDHDLELDATEEILMEDNEANDSNEIHVGARFRSLWDVDTRVCFIDTPGVNSSMESDHKEMSHETIKTIKCDLLLYLFNGENIGSDDDMRHLSFVKENYNGNIIFLVNRMDRFKKGADSVAGTMKTVRKDLEKLGFPDPKVYPISTYAAYLAKMSMYGEKLNEDEQEELEFLKRKLSREEFSYPTYYPNEVDISDKKDNEFADVLVHSGILLLEDIIFN, translated from the coding sequence ATGTTGGAGATACAACAATATTTAGATTTACATCCAGTAGCCAAAATGAATTTGCAGTTAAAGACGAAGTATATAAATTTATTAAAGCAATTAATTGCTGAAATGGGAAGTAAAGATTTATGGGTTGAATCGATGATTCAGCTCTATTCTTTAAAGTTATGTGATGGCAGTCAGGAAGACAAAGGCTTTAATTTTTATGAGTTATTTAAAAATTGTTTTAATTATCATTATTTTCGGTATTTTTTGCTCACAGATTGTTTGTTTATTACCGCATTGAATGACAGAAAAAAAGGCGATCAGGTTTTGAAAGGTGTGATTCAGCTCTATGGAGAGAAATACAAGAACAAACTATTGGCGTTGTTTCTTGCATTTTATCATACTGGAAATCAAACAATAATTGAAAAAATTCCTGTTCTCAAGCCAATGTATGAAGTGATTTGGAAAAATCGAGAATTTTTGGGAAGAACAGAAAAGAGAATTATGGTTACAGCAAATATGAGTGCTGGAAAATCTACCTTGTTGAATGCACTTTCAGGGAAAAAAGTAAATAAGATGCAAAATACAACCTGTACAGCTAAAATTCATTATCTTCATAATAAAGCTGGAGAGGATGGACTTATTTATGAGTGGGATCATGATCTTGAATTGGATGCCACAGAGGAAATTTTGATGGAGGACAATGAAGCAAATGACAGCAATGAAATTCATGTAGGTGCGAGATTTCGTTCTCTTTGGGATGTGGATACAAGAGTGTGCTTTATTGATACTCCAGGGGTGAATTCATCAATGGAAAGCGATCACAAGGAGATGTCTCATGAGACAATTAAAACTATAAAATGTGATTTGCTTTTGTATCTGTTTAATGGAGAGAACATTGGATCTGACGATGATATGCGGCATTTGAGCTTTGTGAAGGAAAATTACAATGGAAATATTATTTTCCTTGTCAATCGAATGGATCGGTTCAAGAAGGGAGCAGACTCTGTAGCAGGGACAATGAAGACAGTAAGAAAGGATTTAGAAAAGCTTGGTTTTCCTGATCCAAAGGTTTATCCAATTTCCACATATGCAGCATATTTGGCGAAGATGAGTATGTATGGGGAAAAATTAAATGAAGATGAGCAAGAGGAGTTGGAATTTCTAAAGAGAAAATTGAGTAGGGAAGAATTCTCTTATCCGACTTATTATCCCAATGAGGTCGATATTTCCGACAAGAAAGATAATGAGTTTGCAGATGTATTAGTTCACTCTGGCATATTATTGCTTGAAGATATTATTTTTAATTAG
- a CDS encoding WYL domain-containing protein — protein sequence MKEEGKDKVKRVLGIYSKLMNGYTIDKAVEAQNYSVNERSIQRDIEDIREYMDMASVEKGVINTVIYDRDAKGYRLEKIYDMKLKNGEILAICKILLDSRAFTKREMNSLISRLLKCCVPKANRREITELIQNEQYHYIELQHRSEFIQKMWDIGKAIREHHYVSIDYQRTKDRAIVKRRIQPVSIMFSEYYFYITAFIDDEKVREKFDIFNDSYPTIYRIDRIKEYQVMSEKFHIPYANRFEEGEFRKRIQFMYGGKLQRVRFTYSGHSVEAILDRLPTAKIESEKEGIYTITAEVFGKGIEMWLRSQGEMIKNIEIK from the coding sequence ATGAAGGAAGAGGGAAAAGACAAAGTAAAAAGAGTTTTGGGAATTTACTCGAAACTAATGAATGGTTATACCATTGACAAAGCAGTAGAAGCTCAGAATTACAGTGTAAATGAGCGAAGTATTCAAAGAGATATTGAAGATATTCGAGAATATATGGATATGGCATCTGTAGAAAAAGGTGTTATCAATACAGTAATTTATGATCGAGATGCAAAGGGATATCGCTTAGAGAAAATTTATGATATGAAGCTAAAAAATGGTGAGATTTTAGCTATTTGCAAAATTCTATTAGATAGCCGAGCATTTACGAAGAGAGAAATGAATAGTCTTATTTCAAGACTTCTGAAATGTTGTGTTCCAAAAGCTAATCGAAGAGAAATTACAGAACTTATTCAGAATGAGCAATATCACTATATTGAGTTGCAACATAGATCTGAATTTATTCAAAAGATGTGGGATATTGGAAAGGCAATCAGAGAACATCACTATGTAAGTATTGATTATCAACGAACAAAGGATCGGGCAATCGTCAAGAGGCGAATTCAACCAGTTTCGATTATGTTTTCTGAATACTATTTTTATATCACAGCATTTATAGATGATGAAAAAGTTAGAGAAAAATTTGATATTTTTAATGATTCATATCCAACGATTTATCGAATTGATCGGATCAAGGAGTATCAAGTTATGTCTGAAAAATTCCATATTCCATACGCAAATCGATTTGAAGAAGGGGAATTTAGAAAGAGAATTCAATTTATGTATGGAGGAAAATTGCAGAGGGTTAGATTTACTTATTCCGGACATTCTGTTGAAGCAATTCTTGATAGACTGCCAACAGCAAAGATTGAAAGTGAGAAAGAAGGAATCTACACCATAACAGCTGAAGTCTTTGGGAAGGGTATAGAAATGTGGCTTAGAAGCCAAGGTGAGATGATAAAAAATATTGAAATAAAGTGA
- the dndB gene encoding DNA sulfur modification protein DndB has translation MNLAKFSFPAVKGIQANMEYYVTMVPLGCIPKLFTFSDENMPPEVRSQRTLNKSRIPEMCNYILQNPTSYVFSALTASIDGELCFDPASPDNSTVGTLSIDMSAKLLINDGQHRKAAIAAALKKNPNLKYEHISMVLYHDIGLKRSQQMFSDLNRFAIRPTQSLNILYDTRGKTSILVKEVIDAIPGFNTLVDKEHTSVPNRSVALFTLSAFYRGTTALLKNLELSLEEQRNFAIKYWTTVYENMPEWQRVNIGEVKSSVVRKESLSPLSITIKALGEIGNSFYTKYPQSWDTKLKKLKNVDWSKKNKSWADGIIVNGSVQLSRATQQEMINKIEKKLTE, from the coding sequence ATGAATCTTGCTAAATTCAGCTTTCCTGCTGTAAAAGGGATACAAGCGAATATGGAATACTATGTTACTATGGTTCCCCTTGGTTGTATTCCCAAGCTATTTACATTCAGTGATGAGAATATGCCACCGGAAGTGCGATCACAGAGAACACTGAATAAATCTCGTATTCCAGAAATGTGCAACTACATTCTTCAGAATCCAACTTCTTATGTTTTTTCAGCATTAACTGCATCCATAGATGGGGAATTATGCTTCGATCCAGCTAGCCCTGATAATTCCACTGTTGGAACTTTATCAATTGATATGTCTGCAAAGCTACTTATTAATGATGGTCAACATAGGAAGGCTGCTATAGCGGCTGCATTAAAAAAGAATCCAAACCTTAAATATGAACACATTTCCATGGTTCTTTATCATGACATAGGATTAAAGCGATCTCAGCAGATGTTTTCTGATTTAAATAGGTTCGCTATTAGACCTACTCAATCCCTGAATATCTTGTATGACACACGTGGAAAGACCTCTATCCTCGTTAAGGAAGTTATTGATGCAATCCCAGGCTTCAATACATTAGTAGATAAAGAACACACTTCCGTCCCAAATAGATCTGTAGCATTATTCACACTTAGTGCATTCTATCGTGGAACCACTGCTCTTTTAAAGAATTTAGAACTATCCCTGGAGGAGCAACGTAACTTTGCAATAAAATACTGGACTACGGTATATGAAAATATGCCTGAATGGCAAAGGGTTAATATCGGCGAAGTGAAATCCTCTGTTGTCCGCAAAGAATCCCTTTCTCCACTAAGCATCACAATAAAGGCACTTGGAGAAATCGGAAATTCATTCTATACAAAGTATCCCCAATCTTGGGACACAAAATTAAAAAAACTAAAAAATGTTGATTGGAGTAAAAAGAACAAAAGCTGGGCTGATGGAATAATCGTTAACGGGAGCGTTCAATTATCCCGTGCCACTCAACAGGAAATGATTAATAAAATAGAAAAAAAACTAACGGAGTGA
- the dndC gene encoding DNA phosphorothioation system sulfurtransferase DndC: MATVLTKKLLQETIKTIQQVYMEDNIPWICGYSGGKDSSAVVQLVWMALQQLPKEKRTKTVHIISTDTLVESPVVALWASESLKKMKIAADKEHDYLPLIPHRLTPQIQNTFWVNLIGRGYPTPRVNFRWCTDRLKIDASNQFIKSILAAESEAILVLGSRKAESATRRKVMEEYEEKRYREHLSPNGSYPNTYVFTPIENWEDSMVWQFLMQHDNPWGHSNKDLLAMYRGASTDNECPLVVESGTPSCGGSRMGCWVCTMVTEDKSLSAMIQNDEEKAWMLPLLDFRNYIAGYKQDSELTQNEIDRRRRDFRRMAGNLTWHNNRLVHGPYIKNVREDFLRRLLKLQLFIQKNGPKEVKKIELITMDELRFIRKIWLNEKHEFDDTLPIIYKEVMGKDFEDNSIIKNKYFGKDEWDILSDVCQELYPDHKLLLELGSSLLDMEAKNSAISARRNVVKNIETKIKHAYFKNEEDAEEMLHMRRKRQGLVDDSIYANEEYSDTDEPINTSPTALKGEDC; the protein is encoded by the coding sequence ATGGCAACTGTATTAACGAAGAAGCTTTTGCAAGAGACAATCAAAACTATTCAACAGGTTTATATGGAAGACAACATTCCATGGATTTGTGGATATAGTGGTGGTAAGGACTCTTCTGCTGTTGTCCAATTAGTTTGGATGGCATTGCAACAGCTTCCTAAAGAAAAAAGGACAAAAACGGTGCACATTATTAGCACAGACACTTTAGTAGAATCTCCTGTTGTGGCATTGTGGGCCAGCGAGTCTCTAAAAAAAATGAAGATAGCTGCTGATAAAGAGCATGATTATCTTCCACTTATACCACATCGTCTTACACCTCAAATACAGAATACTTTTTGGGTAAACCTTATCGGTCGTGGTTATCCCACTCCACGTGTAAACTTCAGATGGTGTACTGACCGTTTGAAAATTGACGCATCAAACCAATTCATCAAGAGCATTCTTGCTGCTGAAAGCGAAGCCATCTTAGTACTTGGTTCTAGAAAAGCTGAAAGTGCAACACGCCGAAAGGTTATGGAAGAATACGAAGAAAAAAGATATCGAGAGCACCTAAGTCCAAACGGTTCCTACCCTAATACTTATGTATTCACACCTATCGAGAACTGGGAAGACTCAATGGTCTGGCAATTCCTTATGCAGCACGATAATCCGTGGGGACACTCAAACAAAGATCTTCTTGCAATGTATAGAGGTGCATCCACTGATAACGAATGTCCGCTTGTGGTTGAAAGTGGCACTCCATCTTGTGGTGGTAGCCGAATGGGATGTTGGGTCTGCACAATGGTCACTGAAGACAAATCCCTGTCTGCAATGATTCAGAATGATGAAGAAAAAGCCTGGATGCTTCCTTTACTTGACTTCCGTAACTACATAGCAGGTTACAAGCAAGACAGCGAACTCACTCAAAACGAAATAGACAGAAGAAGAAGAGATTTCCGACGAATGGCTGGTAATCTCACCTGGCATAATAACCGCCTTGTTCACGGTCCTTACATAAAAAATGTTCGTGAGGATTTTCTAAGACGGCTTTTAAAATTACAACTGTTTATTCAAAAAAACGGTCCAAAAGAGGTGAAAAAAATTGAATTGATAACCATGGACGAACTGCGGTTCATTCGCAAAATATGGCTGAATGAAAAGCACGAGTTTGATGATACTCTTCCCATAATTTATAAGGAAGTAATGGGTAAAGACTTTGAAGATAACAGCATAATCAAAAATAAGTACTTTGGAAAAGATGAGTGGGATATACTCTCCGATGTATGTCAGGAACTATATCCCGATCATAAACTTCTTCTTGAATTAGGTAGTAGTTTACTCGATATGGAAGCAAAAAACTCTGCTATAAGTGCACGCCGAAATGTTGTAAAGAATATTGAAACAAAAATAAAGCACGCTTATTTTAAGAATGAAGAAGACGCAGAGGAAATGTTACATATGCGTAGAAAAAGACAAGGCCTAGTTGATGATAGTATTTATGCCAACGAAGAGTATTCAGATACTGATGAACCAATAAATACTTCTCCAACTGCTTTAAAAGGGGAGGATTGCTAA
- the dndD gene encoding DNA sulfur modification protein DndD, whose translation MYFSEIELYNFGIYKGQQNIELIDQQKKQNITLVGGMNGRGKTTILDAIFLCLYGRKAIEYIVGKKEAYNKVLKNRINKSAVDKTTHVKVTMVMDNDENTIISITRIWSQTDSKIATDLIVEKNGIKDSYLSENWEYYVEELIPYGIAKFFFFDNEKISQIADDDAFDKIKDSIKSVMGVTTVETLCAHIEKIRKEKNASLKKSSTSALTKESEELSTTIEQCETKIRNLYAQRAGLFPELEKTVNKLEETEQSFWKKGGNLGLNHDDIIRDQHELKDRESTLKGQAIALASNPATPICLCKELAVTTYNRIMSSEESRAVKYSYPIVSKLYKVLLEEFKSSFPASTDSYKTLSMLVNTQLKKLEDEIETEAVNIITPLAKSLVEKFISEDITRISSEAISIISENQKVITELEQLEVHLSSSAEKNDTIKLLNEIKELQAKKTKLETEISRCDVQIHSAQFEKEQIEHQLNKVLLKIASNADTSDDNVRIIEYSTMILDVMHEFVHRLQTQKVNILEKNITSCFKFLAQKQAIITSITIDPKTLDIILKDYQGGVLLKDQLSAGEKQMFAISILWGLALSSGYKLPVIIDTPMARLDSVHRSNFINKYLPNASSQVIVLSTDEEINGKYLDDIKVYVNKAYTLIYNDSEKCSTIEPGYFGGRYNDL comes from the coding sequence ATGTACTTTTCAGAAATCGAATTATACAACTTTGGCATTTACAAAGGTCAACAGAATATTGAACTGATTGATCAGCAAAAGAAACAGAATATAACACTTGTTGGAGGAATGAATGGTCGTGGAAAAACAACTATTCTTGATGCTATATTCCTGTGCCTATATGGACGTAAAGCCATCGAATATATCGTAGGTAAAAAAGAAGCCTATAACAAAGTGCTTAAAAACAGGATAAACAAATCTGCTGTTGATAAAACAACCCATGTAAAGGTTACAATGGTCATGGATAATGATGAAAATACCATCATCTCTATAACCAGAATATGGTCTCAAACAGATAGTAAGATTGCAACAGATCTGATCGTAGAAAAAAACGGCATTAAAGATAGCTATCTCTCAGAAAACTGGGAATATTATGTGGAAGAACTTATCCCCTATGGTATCGCTAAATTTTTCTTTTTCGACAATGAAAAAATAAGCCAAATTGCTGACGATGATGCGTTTGATAAAATAAAGGATTCCATCAAATCTGTTATGGGTGTTACAACCGTTGAAACCCTTTGTGCACATATCGAGAAAATACGAAAAGAAAAAAATGCCAGCCTGAAAAAATCATCGACTTCTGCATTGACAAAAGAATCCGAAGAGTTATCAACAACTATAGAACAATGTGAAACAAAAATACGGAATCTTTATGCTCAGCGTGCCGGCCTATTTCCTGAACTTGAAAAAACAGTTAATAAGTTGGAAGAAACCGAACAGTCTTTCTGGAAAAAAGGCGGAAATCTTGGATTAAACCACGATGACATAATCAGAGATCAACATGAATTAAAAGACAGAGAAAGCACACTTAAAGGACAAGCTATAGCTTTGGCTTCCAATCCCGCTACTCCTATATGTCTGTGCAAGGAACTTGCTGTAACAACATACAACAGGATTATGTCCAGTGAAGAATCCCGTGCTGTTAAGTATTCATATCCGATTGTATCAAAGCTATATAAAGTGCTACTCGAAGAGTTTAAGAGCAGCTTTCCTGCTTCAACAGACTCATACAAAACTCTTTCAATGCTTGTAAATACTCAACTCAAAAAGCTTGAAGACGAGATCGAAACAGAAGCTGTTAATATTATTACGCCTTTAGCCAAATCTCTTGTGGAAAAATTCATAAGTGAAGATATAACACGGATATCATCCGAAGCGATAAGTATTATTTCAGAAAACCAAAAAGTTATAACTGAGCTAGAGCAATTAGAAGTTCACCTGAGCAGTAGTGCCGAAAAGAATGATACTATCAAGCTCCTTAACGAAATAAAGGAATTACAGGCCAAGAAAACCAAGCTAGAAACAGAGATATCTAGATGTGATGTTCAAATTCACTCCGCTCAGTTTGAAAAAGAACAAATTGAACATCAGCTAAACAAAGTACTCTTGAAAATTGCAAGTAATGCAGATACAAGCGATGATAATGTGCGAATAATTGAGTATTCAACCATGATATTAGATGTAATGCATGAATTTGTTCACCGACTGCAAACTCAAAAAGTCAATATTCTTGAAAAGAACATCACTTCCTGTTTTAAGTTCCTTGCCCAAAAGCAAGCCATAATAACATCCATTACCATTGACCCTAAAACGCTTGATATTATCTTGAAGGATTACCAAGGTGGTGTACTCCTTAAGGATCAGTTATCTGCTGGAGAAAAGCAAATGTTCGCTATATCAATATTATGGGGGCTTGCTCTTTCATCTGGCTATAAGCTCCCAGTAATAATTGATACGCCTATGGCTCGACTTGATTCCGTGCACAGAAGCAACTTTATCAACAAATATCTTCCAAATGCAAGCTCTCAGGTAATTGTTCTCTCTACAGACGAAGAAATTAATGGAAAATACCTGGATGATATAAAAGTATATGTTAATAAGGCATACACTCTTATATATAATGACTCCGAAAAATGTAGTACTATAGAACCAGGATATTTTGGAGGTAGATATAATGATCTGTAA
- the dndE gene encoding DNA sulfur modification protein DndE, whose product MICKQFKLSQPEKDKLIRIKSRTGIQNWNIICRWALCWSLNEKSIPGGVDPQSDSNVEITWLTFAGEYHEIYEELIRVRCLTDGLSDNPETLYRYFRLHLNRGINHYSSRDVLKSIHDLINTLPKEE is encoded by the coding sequence ATGATCTGTAAACAATTCAAGCTTTCACAACCAGAAAAAGATAAGCTGATACGAATAAAGTCCAGAACTGGAATACAAAACTGGAATATAATCTGTAGATGGGCCTTATGCTGGTCATTAAATGAAAAATCTATTCCAGGTGGCGTGGATCCCCAGTCAGACAGCAATGTAGAAATAACTTGGCTTACATTCGCTGGTGAATACCACGAAATATATGAGGAACTCATTCGTGTTCGTTGTCTTACAGATGGGTTAAGCGATAATCCAGAAACTCTATATCGGTACTTCCGATTACACTTAAATAGAGGCATTAATCATTATAGTTCACGTGATGTTCTCAAAAGTATCCATGATCTTATCAACACCTTGCCAAAGGAGGAATAG
- a CDS encoding aminotransferase class V-fold PLP-dependent enzyme, which produces MSLYLDYNASTPILPEVLDTMIEAYKNTPGNADSRTHIYGTNAQKLVNESRVSIASVLGINPSELIFTSGSTESNNTVILGIQEYAEQTDKKHIVTTAIEHKAILEPLHYLESKGYKVDIIKPDSSGRVSAKDVLEKVSDQTCLASVMFVNSETGIIQPVDEIGTKLKKLGIPFHVDATQALGKLNPEIRKLDYDLLSIASHKIGGPQGIGALIRKRNTNYKNPPIKQLMYGGGQERGFRPGTTPVALVAGFAKAVELSEKNLISSIEKCKAIKAKFFEAITGLTYEVNGDPKYCLPSTVNISIDGLDAEAAFLCLGDMYSFSNGSACNSSSHTLSYVLDAMGLSEKRKSEAIRLSWNGQSDIDFSDFISVVKSMI; this is translated from the coding sequence ATGTCCCTATACTTGGATTATAATGCTTCTACTCCAATTCTCCCTGAAGTGTTGGACACCATGATAGAAGCATACAAAAACACTCCTGGTAACGCCGACAGTCGCACTCACATATATGGCACCAATGCACAAAAGCTGGTTAACGAATCAAGAGTATCTATAGCATCTGTGCTTGGTATTAATCCATCAGAACTTATATTTACAAGTGGTTCAACCGAAAGCAACAATACCGTCATTTTAGGCATACAGGAATATGCAGAACAAACCGATAAAAAGCACATTGTAACAACAGCCATCGAACATAAAGCAATTTTAGAGCCGCTGCACTATCTTGAATCCAAGGGATACAAAGTAGATATTATTAAACCTGACTCATCAGGTCGAGTCTCAGCAAAAGATGTTCTCGAAAAAGTATCTGATCAAACATGTCTGGCTTCAGTCATGTTTGTCAATAGCGAGACAGGAATTATACAGCCGGTAGATGAAATTGGAACAAAATTAAAAAAGCTTGGTATTCCCTTCCATGTCGATGCCACACAAGCTCTTGGTAAGCTAAATCCAGAAATCCGCAAACTGGATTATGACTTATTAAGTATTGCCAGTCACAAGATTGGTGGACCACAAGGCATCGGTGCACTAATCAGGAAAAGAAACACCAATTACAAAAATCCTCCAATAAAGCAATTGATGTATGGTGGTGGGCAAGAAAGAGGTTTTAGACCCGGCACAACGCCTGTTGCACTTGTTGCAGGCTTCGCCAAAGCAGTTGAGCTTTCAGAAAAAAATCTTATTTCTTCTATAGAAAAATGCAAAGCCATAAAAGCAAAGTTTTTCGAAGCAATTACTGGTCTTACTTACGAAGTTAATGGTGATCCTAAATATTGCCTTCCTTCTACTGTCAACATAAGCATAGATGGACTTGATGCAGAGGCTGCTTTCTTGTGTCTTGGAGATATGTATTCTTTTTCCAATGGTTCAGCCTGTAATTCATCCTCGCATACTTTGAGCTATGTCCTCGATGCAATGGGGTTAAGTGAAAAAAGAAAGTCTGAAGCTATAAGACTATCTTGGAATGGCCAAAGCGATATCGATTTTAGTGATTTCATATCTGTTGTAAAATCTATGATATAA